Within the Defluviitalea raffinosedens genome, the region CAGAAATTTTATTGGAAAAAGAAAGTGTTGCAGTAGTTTCTTGTACAGATTTTGGATTTTCTAATTGTATTCGTTTGTCTTATGCTATTTCTCTCGAAAATATTAAGAAGGGATTAGACCGAATCGAAAACTTTGTGAATAATAAATTATAATCTGACGGATAGAGTGTAGACTCTATCCTAAATTTTTGATATTATTTAATGGAAAATTTAAAAAACTAGTGAAAAAGCAGTAATTCAAAGTTAATTTATGGATTACAATGAAAATGAAGAAAGGAATGAATGGAGTGTACGATATTTATCAAAGTCCATTTAGTGAAAGATATTCCAGCAAGGAAATGCAGTATCTTTTTTCCTCAGACAAGAAATTCAAGACCTGGAGAAAATTATGGATTGCTCTTGCAGAAGCAGAGAAAGAATTGGGTCTTCCCATTACCGATGAGCAAATAGAAGAACTTAAAAAATATGCAGAAGACATCAATTATGAAGTGGCAAAGCAAAGAGAAAAAGAAGTACGTCATGATGTTATGTCCCATGTTTACGCTTATGGAGAACAAGCAAAGAAAGCAAAACCGATTATCCATTTAGGGGCAACCAGCTGTTTTGTAGGAGACAATACAGATATTATTATCATGCATGAAGCTTTGGAGCTCATTCGAAAAAAGCTTATAAATGTCATACATAAATTATCTCTTTTTGCAAAGCGTTATAAAGATCTGCCTACCCTTGGCTTTACCCATTTCCAGCCTGCTCAGCTTACGACCGTGGGGAAAAGGGCGTGTCTTTGGATACAGGATTTATGGATGGATTTGCAGGACGTGGAGTACCAGCTTTCCAAAAAAAGATTAAGAGGTGTAAAGGGAACAACTGGAACACAGGCAAGCTTCTTAAGTTTATTTGAAGGGGATCATGAAAAAGTAAGGCAACTGGAGAAGCTTGTTGCAGAGAAAATGGGTTATACGGCATGGTTTCCTGTAACCGGTCAAACTTATCCAAGAAAATTAGATTCACAAATGCTTCAGATCTTAAGTTCTATTGCGCAATCAGCATACAAATTCAGTAATGATATACGACTTTTACAAAATTTAAAAGAAATAGAAGAGCCATTTGAAAAGAATCAAATAGGATCTTCTGCTATGGCTTATAAAAGAAATCCTATGCGCACAGAAAGAATGTCGTCTTTAGCCCGATATGTCATTTGTACGGCGCTTAATCCAGCAATAACAGCTTCTACTCAGTGGTTTGAAAGAACTTTAGATGACAGTGCCAATAAAAGAATTAGTGTTGCAGAAAGCTTTTTAGCTGTAGACGGTATTTTGGACATTTATTTGAATGTCGTGGATGGACTGGTGGTATATCCTAAGGTCATCGAGCAAAGAATCATGTCTGAACTTCCTTTTATGGCTACTGAAACCATTTTAATGGAAGGGGTTAAAAGAGGAGGAGACCGTCAGGAACTTCATGAAAAGATCCGTGTTCATTCCATGGAGGCAGCAAAAGTTGTTAAGATGGAAGGAAAACCTAATGATTTGATTGAAAGAATTATTCAGGATGAAAGTTTTCTTATGACTAAAGAAGAAATATTAGATATTTTAGATCCAAAAAACTTTATTGGACGAGCTCCCGAGCAAGTGGATGAATTCCTTGAGGAGTACATCAATCCGATATTAGAAGAAAGCAAAGAATTATTAGGATTATCCTCACAGTTAAATGTATAAATGCAAAATCTTTTGATATGTAGTTTATACCTGCTGATTAGATCAATCAGGAGGTATTTTTTTATGTACTAAAAAGTGAAAAAGGTAGAGTCACATTATGTCGAATGTGTGAATAGGATATAATAGGTTGTCAACCAAATTAAAAGACAACCCAAAAAAACAAAAAAGAAGGGAGAATTCTATGGCAAAAACCCGTTACAGGTTAGTACCCGTAGAAAAAGATATCGATGTGAATAAACAAGATTTATTAGATATCGATGTCAATCAACTAAAGAATAATAATAAGCAAATTGATATTGAAGAAGAATACGAAGCTGACGAAACCAGCCAAGGGAATAAACAGTATAATAAGCAGATCAACTACAACCTTATGAAGCAATATTCTAAAATTAACTCAGAAGCTGATGCTGAATCCGATTCCGAAGCCGATGCAAAACAATCACAAAAATCTGATGCCGATGCGAAGCAATCACAAAAAGTTGATACGGATGCTATTGCATATTCGGAAGCTATCGCAGCTGCTCTTAGTGAGATCAGCATTGCATTGAATAAAATCAATGCATTTTTAAGCAGTATTGAAGTGGATAAAGAGTAATACAGAAGAAAATAGTGGGGGATTACTCCCACTATTTTTACATTGGAAGGGGGGAGGATATGAAAATTCATAAAGAGTATAGAGGTGTTAAAGATAG harbors:
- the purB gene encoding adenylosuccinate lyase produces the protein MKMKKGMNGVYDIYQSPFSERYSSKEMQYLFSSDKKFKTWRKLWIALAEAEKELGLPITDEQIEELKKYAEDINYEVAKQREKEVRHDVMSHVYAYGEQAKKAKPIIHLGATSCFVGDNTDIIIMHEALELIRKKLINVIHKLSLFAKRYKDLPTLGFTHFQPAQLTTVGKRACLWIQDLWMDLQDVEYQLSKKRLRGVKGTTGTQASFLSLFEGDHEKVRQLEKLVAEKMGYTAWFPVTGQTYPRKLDSQMLQILSSIAQSAYKFSNDIRLLQNLKEIEEPFEKNQIGSSAMAYKRNPMRTERMSSLARYVICTALNPAITASTQWFERTLDDSANKRISVAESFLAVDGILDIYLNVVDGLVVYPKVIEQRIMSELPFMATETILMEGVKRGGDRQELHEKIRVHSMEAAKVVKMEGKPNDLIERIIQDESFLMTKEEILDILDPKNFIGRAPEQVDEFLEEYINPILEESKELLGLSSQLNV